ttttaattcctaagctaatttatctaatttattttatggaacggagagagtacaatCAAACTTACCCATCTTCCTATGATTACCTACAACACaattataagtaaataaataaggtACTCCCTCTGTGAATTGTTATCCAGTTTTGTCAATTTGGTTTGTCCACAAAATAGATCttactttccactaactcattacactcatattttgttataaaactaatactatgtAGACCTATAttgtactaactttttccacttatttttcatcacatttcttaaaatccgtgttgAGTCAAACATAGATAATATTTCGAGGATGGAGGTTATAGCTCACAAGACTATCTAgtaatagtactcctattgaTGAAGCATGTAACTAGAGTATCAAAATcgtaataaaatttgaaaaagataataaagcaTCATATTCGGGTCCCTAATCTAAGATTGTATACACAAAAATGTAAACAGGTGAGAGACCACATTCTACCCCAACAAAACAGCCACAATAGCAGCATCAGATTCCCCAACCCTTCCtttttcaaagaaaacaaaaaacacaaaagGAGAATCACTTTGTTTGTGTAGTCGATGTCGGACCGTCCGTTTCTCCACCTCTCAGGCCCGGAGAATCTTGCACAACTCAAGGGTTCTCATCACATCGTTGGGCAAAAGAGGGCAGATATGAAGATCACTGCAGCAGCAAGCATGAAAGTGCTGCTTCGATACGCAAAAAGCTTGACACCAGCATTGTCAAATCCAGCTCCCGTCCCCGTTGGTGCAAGGCCAAAACCAGGAGTCATGGGCGACCCAGGGACACCACTCCCGCCTGGGAAAGTGCTGCCTACTGTGGTTGGAGAGGCCGGAGGTGGTAGAGTGGTTGAAGTTCCTCCGGTGGCAGGGGTGGTCGATGGAGTAGCGCCACCAGCATTGCTGCACAATGATTGAAGACGATCGAGATATTGAACACGAAACACATAAACAACagtgaaaaaatgaaatgcgaAAAGCGTTTGGAACGATATTCGGATCTATAAAGCCCTTTCTACACTACAAAAATGCCAATATTATCAACATAAATCCGACAAACAAGCCGGCATCTACACCGATCAGTTTCACATCTACAACTCTACTAAGTATACTCATATTTATCACAAAGaactactccctccctccgtcccatagaaataggccgaatttcctttttcgtccgtcccaacaaatattccatatccatttatgacGACTTTTTCCCCTTCTAATTTTCTCTTTATGGGCCCCACCATCCACTACattatttcaactactttttctccttctctacttactttactaattacgcattaaaacccgtgtcatccCAATTAGCCTATGTccatgggacagagggagtaattaataatccTCCATCTCAACAAGGGCACATTAACTCACTCCTCACCTTaatcaatcaagaaaatcacTAATCAAATGACAACAACTTCAAATCAAACTAGAGCTTCAAATTCAAGATTCATAACCAACAGTGGTGCTTGGAAGAAAGGGGAATTACCTAGCACCAGAAGGATAGACACATGATGAAGATGATACACCTGTAAATTGGTTAGAAACAGAGAGGGTCAGCATTTGAAGCAtggaaaatcaattaaaaaaaaatgttaaggtAATTACTAGGAGGATTAGAAGTGACAGTTGCAGTCCCTCCAAAATCACAGCTCATTGGAGCATTTCCCTTCTTCTGATAATAGCTATTCACAGCATAACTGCAGTGATCCTTAACAGTGTTAGGGTTATAGCAAGCCCCATTTTGTTGAATTGCTGCACAATCAGCTCCATTTCCACAAGCATAGTCTATATTTTTCTGAAGAACACTGTCACTTAGACCACTGTTGCACACACAGTAACTTGCATCTGTACAAATACAGATGATGTAAGAAATAGCAGCAATATTCAGACATTCTTGAATAGAACTCAGCAAATCATTCCAAGAAATTTAGATAGGAAAAGAGGATAAAGATCAAAACTTTTCACAAACCCATTCTTTTTCGCAGTTTAAGACATGCATATCAGATAAGAAAACAGCCCCAATATTCAGGCATTCTTGAATAGAACTCAACAAAGCATTCCAAGAAATATAGAtaggaaaaaaggaaaaagatcaAAACTTTTCacaaacccattttttattttcttccttttcttaGTTTAAGACAAGCATAGTACTAGAAAATTGCAAGAAAACAAGGCTTCACCTGAATAGCCAGCCAAGGCTAAGATGAACACTAAACCAACCGCGAAAACAGCCATGATTAGCTCAGTATTCTCGAGAAATTATGAGAAAAGGATGGATTAACCTTCACTTCTACTCAAGCTGGTTGGTGAAATtatgagagagagggaaaaagtgcAAATGAAAGAGTATATTGAGGGTAATGGAGATTTCTAGACAAAGGGAGGTGAGTTTTGACGGTGGAGGTATGTATGTACAGAAATTTGTATATCTGTTTCAACTTTATATAGTGGTGAAAAAGTGATTCTGGGGTTTTAATTGATTTGCAGTGATGAATTCATTCTTAATCTTAATGAATATGAGTTTGTACAGTATCACATGTGTGATGTGTTTCTGGTTTTCCATCCAACGGTCATTTACCCATGTGGGCTGTTCTTGTTCAACTTTGCCCAAtctattactccatccgtttcaAGATAAGTAACCATAAacttttcggtacgatatttaagtaaatggagttttattaataaaatggaatgtgaataaagtatagagaaaaagtaagagaggaagtaccaaaaaggaaatgagtcactTATCTTAGGATGTTTCGAAAAGGAATatgagtcacttatcttgggacgaaaggagtactTTATagtcttttaaaaataaatcatatttgtcattttagaatatcttttaaaaatagataaattctattttaggaaaagaattttctctctaataagatGGATTACATTTTCTATTAACAATACTATGATTACTTTTCTTTACCAATTGTATGTTAAAATCTTTGTCGTTTCTATCTATTTTTTAGGGATGGAGAGAATACATTACTCGTACTCCTTCCATGTACCATAACATGTTATAAGTTAACACTGTTcgaattttataaagaaaattgcatGAAAAAAGTTTGTCGAATGTATAttccacttttatatacttcttgcatcccattaaatatgcaacatttgctttacaacacgagattttatgtagtgttgttttgtgagttaatgaagagagagtaaagtaagagagaagaaaaagtagagagattttatttctatttttataaatgtttcatttttaatgcgacaaaccaaaaaggaaaacgtttcatttctaatgggacagagggaatattaattttataataatattatgaatgtataaagttagtggaatatggaatATGTTACTTaaagtattactccctccgtcccacaaaagatgtcacacttgtgagacgacacgagattttaggaggttttgttttgtgtattaaatagagagagaaaatataatttttatattcacgTAAGAgggaactttttctaaaattggaaatgttacatcttttgtggacaaactaaaaaagaaagtgtgacatcttctgtggaacggagagagtaacaTGATATGTATGTGTCACAAATATTGGCgaataactaaaaagaaaattaataaaataatgacaaCAAAGAGCATTTACTTATATACTACTTccttttttcctctctaaGTGAAGCATTTCTTATTTGGTACGGAGGTTTATGTATTGTTGTTTgtgagtaaagtaaaaaagaataaagtgaaagagagtgatgtttctatttttaaaattgtatcaATTGTATCATTTAGAGTGAgatattccaaaaaggaaaatatatcCCTTAgagtgggatggagggagtaaaaaattgacatttatatatgaaaatagaCCGATGGAATATCCGAACTTTATATCCTGGTTAATGATTCTTaccctttttcctttttggttgaattttggaaaattgttAGTTCATAAGTATACTTCACTGATCTGTTGAAGAGCCGATTCAATTATGGATTTCTTTTCTATATCTTTATCGGTTGAAGTTGACGTGACATCagtattttagttaataacattatttgtatttataaatagttagggtaaattttttttaaccatGATATTCATAACTTTGATAAAGAGTGTTTTAAATTTACACACATTGTTTATAGTATGTACCAGATGGTattcaaatccaaaaaaatcaggtattcaaattcaaaattttaaaagtattttATACGATATCCGACCTGTGTGTAAATTTGGGTACTTTATATCTGATGCAAGTACCCGAACCCGACTAATCGTATAATCACAAATCCAAAGTTATTAGTATGTTTTAGATTTGTtctattaatatcatagaaaTTGGCCCTTTAGGGTttgcacggattttaatgtgtactttggtaaagtaagaaagaaggagaaaaagtagttgaaattgtgtagtggatGGTGGGCCgataaatgaaaaagtaaaaaagaaggagaaaacgGTCACCATAAATGGATATAtgactatttctatgggacggacgaaaaaaggaaatatggtCAATTtgtatggaacggaggaagtaaatTATATTGTGATGAGTACAAAAGttactactcctattaaacttcaattttagTGCTTTAGTTTTTCCATTATTATGATACTACGATTATACATGAGTAATAGACATTTGACAATACTTATAgtcaaaataaagaaactttTGGGGTGTAGCGGCGTTGAATCGGAGTGGACGAAGGAAACTTATAGTTGAAAGCATAAGGTACAATAACATTGTTAATagtatatttcatatttaatgggacggagagagtaataattaaattaaatcaaatctttattaatttatatattccctccatcccactttaggagtcccggttgagttcggtacgagtattaagaaatgtaaaggaaaattggtgaaaaaagatagtggaatgtgggtcctacctttttatatgagttttataataaaatgtgagtggaaaaaagttagtagaatgtatggcctaataccatttatggaatattccatccgggactcctaaagtgggacacccaaaaatggtaaaccgggactcctaaagtgggacggagggagtatttcacaTGCCCTTCTATAATCaccaattaatataattttttcctaaaaatgataaatcgggactccgtaaaatattagtctcatttgtggacatcacatgttttaatgaaatattagtaaagtaagagagaaagagaaaaaataggtaaagtaagagatatgtTGAATAAGTGAATCATGTGTGAGAAATATGAGAATATATaggtaaattaaaagagataaactttctatttttgaaatgagagtatttttgtggacattccagaatgacataatgaaactatttttcgtggaccaATGATGTATTATTAATACTCTATCCATCCACGAAAAGTAgtctcattttgtcattttgggatgtccacaAAAGATAGTCCCATTTCTAAAAGCGGAAAGTTTATATCAcatactttacctactttttatcatctctctaatattttatgcaCTTTTTcatcactctctcttactttatctatttattctccacgtctctcttacttttacaatttctcattaaaactcgtatcaaTGAACGAAGGGAGTCCAATAATCTAAGCAACACTTATGTATCTTACTAACTTTGCACTTACAGAAATAGGGGTGCACTATGTCAATAAGTGAAATCCTGTCAAATATCAAAGtaaatctcagcccttggatccttaaattggatggttgtgataataatatccgagctacattatcaCAGTAAAAGCGTAAcaagctacattattagactacacaatctacattgTTCGACTAAAGcgcgttacattattagtcgagctacattattagacgacacaatctacattattagatgacacgtgacattaatctaacaTTTACATCACAAGATCCAATGACTGAGATTTGCTTTcatttttgacagaatttcacttattgacctgatcacatccctacagaaatattttgcatatattaATAACATGGGCGTTTTGTCATTCTACATATTATATTTACTACATAATCTTAATGATTATCTTATTAACTAAACAACATCTTAAAAATACTATCTGccctaaaattttgttttattgcaTCATTTTCAAACTACTAGTACAtgcaaatttacaattttgacCCCTAAAACCGCAAAGCCCTAACAACGGTTTATACGCTTAGCTCATCACTGCATTTTGATCAAATCTTTCCG
The genomic region above belongs to Salvia hispanica cultivar TCC Black 2014 chromosome 3, UniMelb_Shisp_WGS_1.0, whole genome shotgun sequence and contains:
- the LOC125210867 gene encoding PLASMODESMATA CALLOSE-BINDING PROTEIN 2-like isoform X2 encodes the protein MDASYCVCNSGLSDSVLQKNIDYACGNGADCAAIQQNGACYNPNTVKDHCSYAVNSYYQKKGNAPMSCDFGGTATVTSNPPSVSSSSCVYPSGASNAGGATPSTTPATGGTSTTLPPPASPTTVGSTFPGGSGVPGSPMTPGFGLAPTGTGAGFDNAGVKLFAYRSSTFMLAAAVIFISALFCPTM
- the LOC125210867 gene encoding PLASMODESMATA CALLOSE-BINDING PROTEIN 3-like isoform X1 — encoded protein: MAVFAVGLVFILALAGYSDASYCVCNSGLSDSVLQKNIDYACGNGADCAAIQQNGACYNPNTVKDHCSYAVNSYYQKKGNAPMSCDFGGTATVTSNPPSVSSSSCVYPSGASNAGGATPSTTPATGGTSTTLPPPASPTTVGSTFPGGSGVPGSPMTPGFGLAPTGTGAGFDNAGVKLFAYRSSTFMLAAAVIFISALFCPTM
- the LOC125210867 gene encoding PLASMODESMATA CALLOSE-BINDING PROTEIN 2-like isoform X3 — translated: MDASYCVCNSGLSDSVLQKNIDYACGNGADCAAIQQNGACYNPNTVKDHCSYAVNSYYQKKGNAPMSCDFGGTATVTSNPPSVSSSSCVYPSGASNAGGATPSTTPATGGTSTTLPPPASPTTVGSTFPGGSGVPGSPMTPGFGLAPTGTGAGFDNAGVKLFAYRSSTFMLAAAVIFISALFCPTM